One Eurosta solidaginis isolate ZX-2024a chromosome 1, ASM4086904v1, whole genome shotgun sequence genomic window, AGCATTAGGAAGTACAACGAAGCCCAGTTCCTTGGGGTAGCTTTAGCGTAGACCATACGCATAATACCGTAATAAAATACTATacgaacagactacctaattCCGTACCTGCACTTCGAAGGAGCTTTTAGAGTCACAAGAGAGGATAGCTTAAGTCGCAGCCcctcaacttttatattgacagccaagcattGATTAAAGCAATTATTTCGACAATAATCTGGAGAGGGccaagcatacatctatattgggtcaaaggacatatgggaatagatgggaatgaaaaaggggATGAGCTAGCTAAAGAGGCACATTCCTCGAAGCTTATACCGTAAACGTTCCAATAAGATTGGACGAATTAAGAGAAGGAGAGAgttgcacataatcgaccaagcaggaaatgaATGACCGTTTTCTTCTTTTGAACCGTGGAatcattaaaaagttttttttttaatgtacaaTCATGGGATTTTTGGGacacaaaccttttttttttggaacttaAGTAATATTAAAAgcgcaaaacattttttttattttaaagtttttggaaaaataaaaaaaattggtggtatTTTGAAGAACTTTCTTCTTTTTGGGAAAAATATTAAACTCTGTTTTTATTTGGAAGAACCTTTTgcgaactttccggaaaaattcgGAGTAATTTTGCAGAACTTCTCTTCTCTTTCTAAGCAACTAATAAAAAGCTACTCAGAAGAAGTTTCTTatcactttttatatttttccggAAAGGAAATTCGCAGAAATTTCgaagaaataattttatttttcttagggAAAAAATATAACGAATCAGAGCAGCTTTGCAAAACATGTTTCTTCTTCAGGAACTCTAGATCTATGACCCTGTCAATACCAAGTACCTTGGTACTCCGTTACTAGCTCTTGATGTCACTCCATGAATCGGCTACAAGATGCCCAAAgtattattttctattttaaaatCCATATAAGAATCTAACTGTTTAAACCCGGACGGAACATTGTCAAATAGCGACGTCATTGAATTTTATGTCATAATAAGGCAGTTAAAGTGTGCGCAAACTTTGCAGGCCTGCATCTCTTATATGCATTAATGCGATTATATATTATTTACTAATTCATTCCGAAGATAAGATATACGTAAAGACTTACTCCATACATAATTAAACatctaaattttaataaaagtacAGCCGCCCTGGTATAGTGGTAACGTGCTCCACCTCTCACACCAAAGGtcttgggttcaagtcccgggtaAAGCACCATCAAAAATTTAAgatcaagttttttcaattagagaaaagttttctaagcatCGTCGCACTTCTACAATGGTTTCCGAGTACAATTCTCCCGTGAAAAAGTTCTCAGTGGaatttcatctgccttgcagctaaTATTCGGAATCCGCATAAACAATGAGGGTCCCGTAGGAAAAATCTCCTAAATCTCCTCGCAGGCCTGTATTCGTTGCATCattttcatatctgcgtaaagctcataattATACATCCTTCGAAACTCACTGTCGTGGCAAGGTTacactctagtcaactttaacttgagtttaaacttgcactgaaaaatcGGGGATGAATGATTAGTATCATTGCACTTCGCCAGGTTTAGTGATATTACATTAACGTTACACAAGCATCAGAAAAAGGATATAAATTTCTTAGAAAGTGTTGATATTACTCAATTATAATCAATTTCAGTTGTATGCGAAAAATATATTGCAAACAATCAGAGGTAGCAAATAACAGTTCCCGAGGCCAATTTTTAtagtcagcgtgctttgcacacagagtatattaactttgattggataacggttggttgtacaggtataacggaatcgagatagatatagacttccatatatcaaaatcatcagtatcgaaaaaaaatttgattgagccatatccgtccgtccatccgcccCTTagcacgataccttgagtaaatattgagatatcttcatcaaatttgggagattagcttatctggacccggaatagattggtattgaaaatgagcgaaatcggatgataaccacgcccacttttttttaataaaattttggaaaacacaaaaaacctgataatttagtaaatactactgagtcatgagagttcttatgatgtactcgtttttactgagacttggctaaaaccaacagtttttaatgctgaagttttatcgagttcgtttcaagtgtttagaaaagaccgactggccagagctgatggaggtgtgttaattgccgttcacactaggttttccgcggaggaactacattttcctgactttgaggatgctgagcttctttgtgtgagagtaaaactttcctcaacttaaaaatattttatagccaactacattatatttgaatcattcctcaatagtgaaatctgtgtgcagcactgccagggcctgtgattctgtcactgtacttggcgattttaatctgccatgtgtgtcatggagtcttatcgacgggaagctagtccctacttcttctcgcgctatccactatgatttcctaaacgagtttgcagatgttggactttttaaagttaacaacattcagaataaattcggtaaatgcttggatttaattttctcagacgattcaaattgttttgtaaatcgatgcgatccccttgccctgcctgaagatgtgtatcatcctgctctcgcgatgtttatggaatctcaaaatttatctgagcgttcctccaacgtagtgcgaaagacccctcacctgtttctgtttagaaaagccaattggtcttaagtaatactcgaagtatcgagaataaattggcctgagtacgatggggatattgatgagagtatatcccattttaataatgtattatacggaatatttaaaaaatgcatacctacgtccgaaaccactgctatatcatcatcggcttggagcactaaagaattgaaaaatcagaagacgcattcattcaaacgttacaaactttcgggatcaatgactgactatgccgcctactcaattttacgtcacaaatataacacattgaacagaatttgttataagaactatatcagtaggattaaaagccaaatttttgtgaatcctaagtcgttttacagctttgttaattcaaaaacgaaaataaaagggtttccttctacaatgaagttaatgatcagatttccaacgatagcttcgaaattgctaacatgtttgcggatttcttcgaatctaattattcaaacacctatgattacccgccatcgaattatcctttcagattgtctcctctggattcccaggcagtcccatatatatgtactgatgatgttttaactcatctggaaaatctaaaaatgtcttactctagtggtccggatcaaattccgtcggtagtgctgaaatcttgtgctcgatacttatatcaacctctagcctgtttgtttaatgcgtccctgaagcaaggggtattccccaagaagtggaaagaatcattcattataccattgcataaaaatggaagcagaacgtgtgttataaattatagaggaatagccaaactcaacactattcctaagctatttgaattgattatcacaaaacagattgcttttagagtatcttcattaattaacttttcacaacatggcttttgcaagggtaaatcaacggtgtccaacttgctcgagtttacaacctttgtgtCCAACAGTTTCAAGACTAATTGTGAAgctgatgttatttatactgattttagtaaggcatttgataaagtttctcattctatacttttattcaaacttgatcggttaggatttcctcctttgcttctatcttgggtttcttcttatgtgaaggaaagaaaacaaacagttatatttaataattgttggtctcggttcataaacgtaacttctggtgttctcaaggcagccatcttggtccggttttgttcctgttgttcattaatgaccttcctagtgttttgaagagctgcaagccgttgatgtacgatGATGATGTCAgacttgtaatgcctatccgctcacccgtggatagggcgtgtcttcaggctgatctgaatagtcttggtgactggtgtaatgtaaacgccatgtcactaaacctacctaaatgtaagttcatgtgttttacaaggaagtcctttcaatgttatgttattggcgactatgtaatcaagcaagtcactaattttattgatttaggcgatacaatggacccaaaactcgattttaaacttcatattgaatcttgcgtgaatagtgctaaaggtactttggctttcattaaacgttggtctaaagaatttaatgacccatacgttacaaaaactctttttatatcattggtcagacctactttggaatatgcttcaataatttggaatccgcgttagaggttcattctgacaagctggaatcggtccagaaacagtttttgcttttcgctttaaaacacttaccatgggatccttctaaaaatcttcccccctattgcagccggttaaaactaatacagctgcccacattgcagagccgcagggagatgcttggtgtcttatttattgttaaattaataagagggtcaataaatagtccatttttgctttgcgaaattaagtttaaccttcctattaggccatctagacattttcaaacaatttttgtagctacatgcaggtcgaattatgaaatgcacgaaccacttcactgtttaggtcgtgattttaataaacactgtaaaaatttagacgtctgcgactcgtttcttggtattaaaaaataccttttaactacattaaatttgtaattcgaaatgaagcaaagaacgctaaaccgtgatatactgttcaaccctctgtttcaaatatgaagtaccagttacttgaaacttgtttgcaaaattgcgttgtgatcattatttttatatgtatgcaatcaaatttactctgtataaattctattctgtatatattttatctactattaatttgctttattgtcaatttcataaattattatttactagctccttcatgagtacattttaacacatttacatcattttaacttttgcttacttctaagtttttaattgaaattgtcaagcgtttaattcaatactgtttaaatattactttaaaattgatggctgcttatgttgtttatatcgtgtattacatctgagaattaagtgtcggtatatttggtctgtataattgtttaatttgtagactgataaataaataaatacacctAGAatcttgaaatttgacatgtgggctgATACTAAGACTTTGATAAAAATttctcaaaatgggcgtggcaccgcctacttacgacaaaataaattttacaaatattattaatcataaatcaaaaattgttaaacctgtcttaacaaaattcggcagcgaggttgcctttactgtaaggaatgatttgaattaacgaaatcggttaaggaccacgcccctttttatataaaagattttaaaaagggtcgtggacgaataaaataaactatatctttgcaaaaaagagctttatatcaatggtatttcattttcaagtggatttataacaataaataggaaaaacttcaaatttaaaaaaattgggcgtggcaccgccccttttatgactaaacaattttctatgtttcgggaacaataactcgaagaaaaattaacggatcgtaataaaattgggtacacaaattttccctatagcaggaaatatgtctagggaaaatggacgatatcggttaaagaccacgcccccttttatataaaagattttaaaaagagtcgtgaactaataaaataaactatatctttgcaaaaaagagctttatatcaatggtatttcattcccaagtggacttataacaataaataggaaaaacttcaaatttaaaaaaatgggcgtggcaaaaaagagctttatatcaatggtatttcatttccaattggatttattacaataaataggaaaaacttcaaatttaaaaaaatgggcgtggcaccgccccttttatgactaagcaattttctatgtttcgggagccataactcgaagaaaaattaacggatcgtaataaaattgggtatacgAAATCtccatatagcaggaaatatttctaggaaaaatggacgagatcggttaaagaccacgcccacttttatataaaagatttttgaaagggtcgtagacgaaaataataagctatattttagcgaaaaagagctttgtgtcaatagaattttactttctaaattgaattataacattaaattggaaaacactaaaatttttgaaaatgggtgtggcaccaccccttttatgatcaagcaattttctatgtttcggccataactcgaagaaaaattaacatatcgtaatgaaattgtgtacacatattttccttatggcagaaaatatttctagtaaaaatggacgggatcggttaaagaccactggaacttagatataaaacaagtttaaaagggtcgtagactagaataataagctataacttaccaaaaaatagttttgaatcaatgatatttcacttatcaagttttattgtaagaggaaatgggaagacattttttttaaacgggcggtgccacgtgctatgtagagaagtaatttgtctgaaatgaaatgtacaattgaagctcacgctgagtatataatagccgtgttttttaacacgcgtatatccgtttacgcttaaactttatattgactgctaagagacaaactataaatacacctctgaaattgctgcgcataaattttgtcctactaaatttcaatacgcattatactcagatgtaactgaaatatgtgtctttgtttcaccctgtacactaattctatgtattatatgtgtgtccacaattcatcgcaactgattcagctatatgttataccctatggccatcagagcgttgcgtctccgcttttcggtacaccctgttgctgtagctagttgttttaccacagccgctagatgggtctcctaagcattatctaagcgaagataggcgttttttaacacgcgcaaacgaaacgtatacgcgcgtgttaaaaaacacggctaatgttgggttacacccgaacgtagacacctttacttgttttcaagggtaattttttataagcgcaaaCGAAAGAGTTGTAAAGCTTGTATAGATAGCAAACGTTATCGATAATTTATCAGTTTaacattgaaaagttatcgatatgttttgGAAATATTCtagattttttacaaaaaatattggttcactatcgaaaaattataatttggttatagaaaaatatcgatttgtcatcgaaaatttatcgattgtgtattccaaaaaaattttaaacgtaaTCGAAAAAATATCTATTTCATATCGAAGTTATTGAAAAAACAtcgattttaaaataaatcgacattttttcgataacaaatcgatgttttcaaacattttgggtctgtcaagaaaaatttgcaaatgaaattgaaaattttcatgtgggtgctgtaattttgatgattttgttgtactaacaaaaaaaaaaaaaagtgaacatATGTaattgttttgcgcggatatagttttggtctccaaacccagggtaattttttataagcgcggccgaaggtcgccaatgcagaaaggtattctgcgcaaaaatactacggaTCCCACCTACGCTTTCGGAGCACTCCAGGGTCACTTTTcggatttttgttaatatcttttaaacgaaaattaccAAAAGTAGGCTTCTTATCGACTTTGTTGCATGCAATCATTGTACGCCCGTATACATAATTCAATTTAtggaaattaattgaaaacatcGACCAATGTAAACACTCACATCCCCTATATTTGTATGTGggttgtttttttataaatttgataaaatttcagACAAGATGCTCTTAAcagttgcgttccaatgaagcgtaaTACAGATACGGAtagcaatttaacatgcaaatgcaacgttaAATTGATGCATATTGATCACGCTGAACAGGAGGAATGTGTCGCACCACAATACTTTCCTGAAAAGTTGGATTTAGGAATTTCTGCAAAGACCAAAGATGAACGTACCTTTAGCAAGTCAGCTGATGTTGCGCCCGGCATAGCGATTTCAAACGGAAATTTTTAAGCTATCGATAATTTTACAGTGCAATCGCCGGTTGTGCAGTTTATTTTGTTATtgcttatttgattttatttattggtacatatttatttaacataaaatGATACGATTTCAACGATTGCAAACAATTGGTCGACAAATAGTTCGCGAAGAAGAGCGTTTTGTTTCCACAAGTAGTTGCAGAAACAAATCATTTCGCAAAATGTATCAAGAATTCTGGACACCACAGCCAATAACCAAACCTCCCTACGGGCATTTTACACAAGTAGGTGATCCAGTGTTACGGCGTAAAGCAGCCGAAGTTCCTGAAGACCAAATTCACAGTAAAGAAGTTAATTATATAATTGAACAAATGCTCTATGTACTGAAGAAGTTCGATTGCGTTGGTGTAGCTGCACCACAAATTGGAATATCGCTGCGCATAATTGTAATGGAATTCCGTGAAGAACTGAAAGATAAATTTAGCAAAGTTGTTTGCGAGGCAAGGAAAATGTCTACGCTGCCATTAACAGTAAGAATGTCTATAAATCAATGGACGACTAAGcatgtaatgtatgtatgtatgtatctacaaaCTTAAATTCACAGGTTTTAATAAATCCAACTATGACCGTTACCAACTATGAAAAACATAAACATCCTGAGGGTTGTATGTGTGTTCGAGGTTATTCAGCTGAGGTTGAACGTTATAATTCTGTCTTAATAAGTGGAAAAGATCAAAGTGGTTcagacaaaaaatttaaattaagtggATGGAATGCAAGAATAGCGCAACATGAAATGGACCATTTAGATGGAAAGCTCTATATTGATCGCATGGATCCTTCAACATTTACGTGCACAATTTGGGAAACTGTTAATGCTAAATCTGGGCGTGTTGAAATACCTTTTTATAAATGAGTATGTAGAAGTAAGATGATTACATAATAGCGTATAAGCTCAGAGGTTTATGTTAATAAGAGCTACCAAAACATTACTTTtatcgaaaacaaaaataaataaataacaggaAGTCATGCTAATGTTGACCGTGGTGGATTTTGAAAGGCTCCTCTGCACATTTTTGAAAGAGTTAATTTCTTATATAGATATTGTGCCTGTAGAAAAGAGGATACATTAATTAACTCGATCTTGCAATAACTATCATTAAAACCTCATAAGCCATGACTTTTTGGTTCTCCTTAAAAGTAACGTGCTGGTAGCTCTTACTAACACAAAGGTATTACATAAAGTATACTAAGAACCATCATATGCTTAAAACTGTATAAGATACTGATCAGTTTTGAGCAGTTCTTTGAGCTTAAGCGATAAAATAAATCGCAGAAAAGTACCAgctacaatttttttaatttttatttttaaaaaatgacTTGAATACACGTTCGCGGTCCAAAAATTTGGTTAAAAACCCGTCATATAACTTATAATGGTATATGTAACTTCCTGGTGTGCAAAGCCTCTCATTTAGCTGAAACCGATCGAAATGACTTAGGTTCTGACTGACCCCTTGagcgggttgcgctacacaatcccttacACATGGAGTCAGTACAGGGCTTGGTTGACAAATCTAAAATCTCACACATCTTCGATCCacattctcctggaaccaattacataaattataaatttaattatatCAATAAACTTACTGAGGTCCTTTATGGAACATTTTCACAACACCCTTAGATAGGGCAGCACTAAACTGCCTAGAGTTCGGAACCTCGTGTTCACTGAGGCTGGTCCCACGGAGAGTAAAAGGTGGACTAACTCTTTACAACCGTCCTCATTACAGCTTCTCGAGGATATACACGGCACTGATATCTCTGCATCCACTCTGGTCCAGAGTCTCTGGAAAGTTGTTGCTATAAGCGTTCGTTCCAGTTTTCAACTGAATAGAGGGGTAGTCTCACGTGAGAGCAGAGAGTAGAATTAAATCTGTTACTGTACCAAAATCGAAACTGAGCCAGAAACAGTACGTATTCTTCAGAAGTGAGCTTTATTTTTCGAAACCGACTCTGTTTGGATAAGACTGAGGACTTCCCGGGTCTGAGTCCGGAACTAACACCGGAGGCAAAACTAGAACTGCAACCGTAACTGAAACTTTGAGGCAATTCCTGAAAACAAAGGAAATAaggcttccgcaacccaattgtcaacttcacttaCGCctgtttagcaggcgaggctctcgGGACCCCAAGTTCATAATGGCACTTTGGGGTGGGGCGGCatgacctagaaggttttatgttgtaatattaatcgttcccgagatggtcgggctagtaccttgatagtgatttgttaccggaacgtaccggatctgtatccgccaaaggatcatcaacatcgataacactcccctaaaCCGGTATAGCGCCAAATCCGGAATTAAATGGGAATCGAATTCTAGATTGAATTATAGGACCAATATGAAAACCGGGACCAAAACTGAAATCATGACCAAAACCGAAACAACATACGGAACTGAAACAAAACCAGATCGAAATTAAAACCAAAACTGATACTGCAAATAATACCAAAATCCAAACCGGAATCGTCCTCGTGTTCTTGAAATTAAAGTGTAAATGAAAATGGATGCACAGTCAGACATGAATTACAAATCTTTATCGGAAGCTTTATAACGAACTTAAATTGTGAATTAAAACTTCTATCAGATGTCAAATCTAGCTCGAAAAGGTAAAGCATCAGACTATGCTAAGTACCAGGCTATGCTATGGTCTATTAGTTATTGTGATTATCATTCGGTATAGTATAGAAAATACTGTTGTAGTCGCACTTCAAACTCTGGGCGAGCTCTTGTTTATTCAAAAAACATAACTTTTCTAACCTTCCTTTTATATGTTTTCACATCAAACTCCAGCGGTATTGGAACACgcgcgttgttttttttttttaaatcactaaTACGTAATACGTTATTAAAACCATTTATTGGAAATGCGGATCGGCTTAAAAAAATTACGTATACACAATTACACATGCACATATAAGtgcatatttcatatttttctatATAAATGTTCTTAATTAATTCTATAATTTCGTTTCTTAAAATAGACCCTCAATTTCACCAGTTTCAGTATTCAAATCAATATCATATATGGCAGGACGAGTCGAAAGTCCAGGCATTTTGGAAATTTCTCCACACATAGCCACAACAAAACCTGCGCCTGCTGAGACATACAAATCTTGTACAGTTAGAGTGAAACCTTTGGGAGCACCCTTAATAGCAGCATCGCCTGTTAATGAGCCCGATGTTTTAGACATGCATATGGGTAAGTTGTTGAAACcctttatatacataaaaa contains:
- the LOC137252113 gene encoding peptide deformylase, mitochondrial-like, which translates into the protein MIRFQRLQTIGRQIVREEERFVSTSSCRNKSFRKMYQEFWTPQPITKPPYGHFTQVGDPVLRRKAAEVPEDQIHSKEVNYIIEQMLYVLKKFDCVGVAAPQIGISLRIIVMEFREELKDKFSKVVCEARKMSTLPLTVLINPTMTVTNYEKHKHPEGCMCVRGYSAEVERYNSVLISGKDQSGSDKKFKLSGWNARIAQHEMDHLDGKLYIDRMDPSTFTCTIWETVNAKSGRVEIPFYK